A genomic stretch from Canis lupus baileyi chromosome 3, mCanLup2.hap1, whole genome shotgun sequence includes:
- the ANKRD11 gene encoding ankyrin repeat domain-containing protein 11 isoform X1 translates to MPKGGCSRTPQHEDFSLSNDMVEKQTGKKDKDKVSLTKTPKLDRSDGGKEVRERATKRKLPFTVGANGEQKDSDTEKQGPERKRIKKEPVTRKAGLLFGMGLSGIRAGYPLSERQQVALLMQMTAEESANSPVDTTPKHPSQSTVCQKGTPNSASKTKDKVNKRNERGETRLHRAAIRGDARRIKELIGEGADVNVKDFAGWTALHEACNRGYYDVAKQLLAAGAEVNTKGLDDDTPLHDAANNGHYKVVKLLLRYGGNPQQSNRKGETPLKVANSPTMVNLLLGKGTYTSSEESSTAESSEEEDAPSFAPSSSVDGNNTDSEFEKGLKHKAKNPEPQKTVTPVKDEYEFDEDDEQDRVPPVDDKHLLKKDYRKETKSNSFISIPKMEVKSYTKNNTIAPKKAAHRILSDTSDEEDVGVTVGTGEKLRLSAHTILPSNKTREPSNSKQQKEKNKVKKKRKKETKGKEVRFGKRNDKFCSSESESESSESGEDDGDSVGSSGCLKESPLVLKDPSLFSSLSASSTSSHGSSAAQKHNPSHADPHAKHWRTDNWKTISSPAWSEVSSLSDSTRTRLTSESDCSSDGSSVESLKPVRKKQEHRKRGGLQSTLSEKKNSFHTSVDGAIPKLDKEGKVVKKHKTKHKHKNKEKGLCSAGQELKLKSFTYEYEDSKQRSDKAILLDNDVSNDNKLKALKHDREHLKKEERLGKVKAEEKEWLFKDEMLKVSKDEKSLRRIKDMSRSFREEKERLNKAEKEKLVKEKSPKEEKLRLYKEERKKKSKDRPSKLEKKNDFKEDRLSKEKEKTFKEEKEKLKKEKVYKEDSSAFDEYCNKSQFLENEDTKFSLSDDQQDRWFSDLSDSSFDFKGDDSWDSPVTDYRDVKSDPVARLILETVKEDSKDKKRENRGREKRDYGDKRNDRDAFFRKKDRECLDKSCERRKEPMEKHKGVTSCLPEKDKKRRESAEGGRDRKDPLESIKERRDGRAKPDEAYREELKELAGEAGFKDRPDCDFGKGLEPWERLHPAREKEKKDRGKGDKYRDKSGDKDKSEKSILEKCPKDKEFDKCFKEKKDAKEKHKDTHGKDKERKASLDQVKEKREKTFPGLLSEDFPEKKDEKKGKEKSWYIADIFTDESEDEKDEYAASALRLGEAGDVARADGPTDTERPRKHSAERQHTDKKDRELREKKKEKGAPDGARDKREKVPEKHKDKKEKEPAEKYKDRKDRTSVDSTQEKKNKQKPPEKVERRPVAEDKTKGRHRERPDKEHCRDRKASRSAEAEKSLLEKLEEEALHAYREDSNDKASEVSSDSFTDRGQEPGLSALLEVSFTEPTEDKVKDKERHRHSSSSSKKSHDRERVKKDKSEKREKSDDYKDSGGRKDPIQYDKDFSDADAYGLPYGAKADTEDGLEKALELFSTEKKEKNDSEREPSKKIEKELKPYGSSAASALKEKRRREKHREKWRDEREKHRDRHGDGLLRHHKDEQRPAARDKDAPPNPLRDRSREDSLKLSEARLKEKFKDNPEKEKGDPAKVSNGEKLPVSRDPGKRDARPREKLLGDGDLMMTSFERMLSQKDLEVEERHKRHKERMKQMEKMRHRSGDPKLKERMKPAEDARKKSLDVPPKKPLALDPALKDKKLRESAPAPAAPENKPHPGPAVDTRDWLAGPHMKEVLPASPRPDQGRPTGVPTPASVVSCPSYEEAMHTPRTPSCSADDYSDLMFDCTDPQPVSSTSTSACSPSFFDRFSVAASGISETASQTPTRPLCTSLYRSVSVDIRRTPEEEFSTGDKLFRQQSVPTASSYDSPGQHLEDKAPGPPGPAEKFACLSPGYYSPDYGIPSPKADALHCPPAAVVNVTPSPEGAFSGLQAKSPPPHRDELLAPSMEGALPPDLGIPLDATEDQQATAAIIPPEPSYLEPLDEGPFSTVITEEPVEWAHPAASEQGLSCSLIGGAPENPVSWPVGPDLLLKSPQRLPESPQHFCPTEALHPAAPGPFGTTEPPYPGSPDAYPLSATEPGLEGAKGDEVEAVPASVSTPEEPAPFAAASRLEPFFTNCKPLPEAPADVAAEPSCLTTVTQVEALGPIESNFLENGHDLSALSQVEPVPWPDGFPNSEDDLDLGPFSLPELPPLQAKDVSDVETEPVEETALAPPEDAPAGPPVVPSGGDIPASAAEEQPVLPPDSVAPRLPTEPEPPEEPQPDAMLEATVEAGTVSEGRVPEDSDSSLGPAAAPLEQPPPGSGEEEAEGQDLTAASHSVPDTPVDGVAQAHAVDGAGPLDSASLEGPLGSVQPEVTEPEPKPAAEAPKAPKVEEIPQRMTRNRAQMLANQNKQSSPPSEKEPAPAPAPRAKGRCCEEDDPQAQHPRKRRFQRSSQQLQQQMNTSTQQTREVIQQTLAAIVDAIKLDDIEPYHSDRSNPYFEYLQIRKKIEEKRKILCYITPQAPQCYAEYVTYTGSYLLDGKPLSKLHIPVIAPPPSLAEPLKELFKQQEAVRGKLRLQHSIEREKLIVSCEQEILRVHCRAARTIANQAVPFSACTMLLDSEVYNMPLESQGDENKSVRDRFNARQFISWLQDVDDKYDRMKTCLLMRQQHEAAALNAVQRMEWQLKVQELDPAGHKSLCVNEVPSFYVPMVDVNDDFVLLPA, encoded by the exons agaagcagggtcctGAGCGGAAGAGGATTAAGAAGGAGCCTGTCACCCGAAAGGCTGGACTGCTGTTTGGCATGGGGCTCTCTGGGATCCGAGCCGGCTACCCCCTCTCCGAGCGCCAGCAGGTGGCTCTCCTCATGCAGATGACTGCCGAGGAGTCTGCCAACAGCCCAG TAGACACAACACCAAAGCACCCCTCCCAGTCGACAGTGTGTCAGAAGGGGACGCCTAACTCTGCCtcaaaaaccaaagacaaagtgAACAAGCGAAACGAGCGTGGAGAGACCCGCCTGCACCGCGCAGCCATCCGCGGGGATGCCCGGCGCATCAAAGAGCTGATTGGAGAGGGCGCGGACGTCAACGTCAAGGATTTTGCAG GCTGGACAGCACTGCACGAGGCGTGTAACCGGGGCTACTACGATGTCGCCAAGCAGCTGCTGGCCGCAGGCGCGGAGGTGAACACCAAGGGCCTGGATGATGACACGCCCCTGCACGACGCTGCCAACAATGGGCACTATAAG GTGGTGAAGCTGTTGTTACGCTATGGAGGAAACCCTCAGCAGAGCAACAGAAAAGGCGAGACGCCACTAAAGGTGGCCAACTCCCCAACCATGGTGAATCTCCTGCTGGGCAAGGGAACCTACACGTCCAGTGAGGAGAGCTCAACCG CAGAGAGCTCAGAGGAGGAGGACGCCCCGTCATTCGCACCTTCTAGCTCAGTTGATGGCAATAACACAGACTCTGAATTTGAGAAAGGCCTGAAGCACAAGGCTAAGAACCCGGAGCCCCAGAAAACTGTGACACCTGTCAAGGACGAGTACGAGTTTGATGAGGATGATGAGCAAGACAGAGTCCCTCCAGTAGATGACAAACACTTACTGAAAAAGGATTACAGAAAAGAAACTAAatcaaatagttttatttctatacccaaaatggaagtgaaaagttACACTAAAAATAACACAATAGCACCAAAGAAAGCGGCTCATCGCATCTTGTCAGACACGTCGGATGAAGAGGACGTTGGTGTCACCGTGGGGACAGGAGAGAAGCTGAGGCTTTCGGCACACACGATCCTGCCCAGTAACAAAACACGGGAACCTTCCAACTCCaagcagcagaaggaaaaaaataaagtgaaaaagaagcgaaagaaagaaacaaaaggcaaagaaGTGCGATTTGGGAAGAGGAATGACAAGTTCTGTTCATCAGAGTCAGAGAGCGAGTCCTCAGAGAGCGGCGAGGACGACGGGGACTCGGTGGGGAGCTCCGGCTGCCTCAAGGAGTCCCCGCTGGTGCTGAAGGACCCCTCCCTGTTCAGCTCCCTGTCTGCCTCCTCCACCTCGTCTCACGGGAGCTCTGCTGCCCAGAAGCATAACCCCAGCCATGCAGACCCACACGCCAAGCACTGGCGGACAGACAATTGGAAAACCATTTCCTCTCCTGCCTGGTCGGAGGTCAGCTCTTTATCAGACTCCACAAGGACGAGACTGACGAGCGAGTCTGATTGCTCCTCTGACGGCTCCAGTGTGGAGTCGCTGAAGCCcgtgaggaagaagcaggagcaTAGGAAGAGGGGTGGCCTGCAGAGCACGCTGTCAGAGAAGAAGAACTCTTTTCACACCAGCGTGGATGGTGCCATTCCCAAGCTGGACAAGGAGGGCAAAGTTGTCAAGAAACACAAAAcgaaacacaaacacaaaaacaaggaGAAGGGGCTGTGCTCGGCTGGTCAGGAGCTTAAGCTGAAGAGCTTCACTTATGAGTATGAGGACTCAAAGCAGAGGTCGGATAAGGCCATCCTTCTGGACAACGACGTTTCCAACGACAACAAGCTGAAAGCCCTGAAGCACGACCGGGAGCATCTCAAGAAGGAGGAGAGACTTGGCAAAGtaaaggcagaggagaaggagtgGCTCTTCAAAGACGAGATGCTCAAGGTTTCCAAGGATGAAAAATCCCTGAGAAGAATCAAAGATATGAGCAGGTCTTTCCGAGAAGAGAAGGAGCGCTTGAATaaagcagaaaaggagaaattagTGAAGGAAAAGTCTCCAAAAGAGGAAAAACTGCGACTGtacaaagaggaaaggaagaaaaagtccaAAGACAGGCCCTCAAAGTTAGAGAAAAAGAATGACTTTAAGGAGGACAGACTttcaaaggagaaggagaagactttcaaagaagagaaagaaaaactcaaaaaagaaaaggtttataAGGAAGACTCGTCCGCCTTTGATGAATACTGTAACAAAAGTCAGTTTCTGGAGAACGAAGACACCAAGTTCAGCCTCTCTGATGACCAACAGGACAGGTGGTTTTCTGACTTGTCCGACTCCTCCTTCGACTTCAAAGGGGATGACAGCTGGGACTCTCCAGTGACGGACTACAGGGATGTGAAGAGTGACCCTGTGGCCAGGCTAATCCTGGAGACAGTCAAAGAGGACAGCAAGGATAAGAAGCGAGAGAACAGGGGCCGCGAGAAGCGAGACTATGGGGACAAGCGGAATGACAGGGATGCCTTCTTCAGGAAGAAGGACAGGGAATGTCTGGACAAGAGCTGCGAGAGGAGGAAGGAGCCAATGGAGAAGCACAAAGGCGTCACCAGCTGCCTCCCCGAGAAGGACAAGAAGAGGAGGGAATCTGCCGAGGGTGGACGGGACAGGAAGGACCCCCTTGAGAGTATCAAGGAGCGGAGGGATGGCCGGGCTAAGCCCGATGAGGCATACCGCGAGGAGCTCAAGGAGCTGGCGGGTGAGGCTGGCTTCAAGGACAGGCCCGACTGCGACTTTGGAAAGGGCCTAGAGCCCTGGGAAAGGCTCCATCCAGCccgagagaaggagaagaaggacagagggaagggggaTAAATACAGAGACAAGTCCGGCGACAAAGATAAAAGTGAAAAGTCTATCCTTGAGAAATGTCCGAAGGACAAGGAATTTGATAAatgtttcaaagagaaaaaagatgccaAGGAGAAGCATAAAGATACACACGGCAAAGACAAGGAGAGGAAAGCATCTCTCGACCAAgttaaggagaaaagggagaagactTTCCCTGGGCTGCTCTCCGAGGACTTCCCTGAGAAGAAAGACGAGAAGAAGGGTAAGGAGAAGAGCTGGTATATCGCAGACATCTTCACTGACGAGAGTGAGGACGAGAAAGATGAGTACGCGGCCAGCGCACTCAGGCTCGGAGAGGCCGGTGATGTGGCGCGGGCAGATGGCCCCACAGACACTGAGCGGCCCCGGAAGCACTCTGCTGAGCGGCAGCACACAGACAAGAAGGACCGGGAACTccgagagaagaaaaaggagaagggagCTCCAGATGGGGCCAGggacaagagagagaaagttcCCGAGAAGCACAAGgacaaaaaggagaaagagccTGCAGAGAAGTACAAGGACAGGAAGGACCGCACATCGGTGGACTCCACACAGGAGAAGAAGAACAAACAGAAGCCCCCGGAGAAGGTGGAGAGGAGGCCTGTTGCCGAGGACAAGACCAAGGGCCGGCACCGGGAGAGGCCGGACAAGGAGCACTGCCGTGACAGGAAGGCATCAAGGAGTGCCGAGGCTGAGAAAAGCCTGCTGGAGAAGCTGGAAGAGGAGGCCCTGCACGCCTACAGGGAGGACTCCAATGATAAGGCCAGTGAGGTGTCCTCGGACAGCTTCACTGACCGTGGGCAGGAGCCTGGCCTCAGCGCCCTCCTAGAGGTGTCCTTCACGGAGCCCACCGAGGACAAGGTCAAGGACAAGGAGAGGCACAGACACTCTTCATCTTCGTCCAAGAAAAGCCACGATCGAGAGAGAGTCAAGAAAGACAAatctgagaagagagaaaagagcgATGACTACAAGGACTCCGGTGGCAGGAAGGACCCCATCCAGTATGATAAGGACTTCTCTGATGCTGATGCTTACGGGCTCCCTTATGGCGCAAAAGCTGACACAGAGGACGGGTTAGAGAAAGCCCTTGAGCTCTTCTCcacagagaagaaggagaaaaatgattcTGAAAGAGAGCCGTCcaagaaaatagagaaggagCTGAAGCCCTATGGGTCGAGTGCTGCCAGTGCCCtcaaggagaagaggaggagagagaagcaccGGGAGAAGTGGAGGGACGAGCGGGAGAAGCACAGGGACAGGCACGGGGATGGGCTCCTGCGGCATCACAAGGACGAGCAGAGGCCTGCGGCGAGAGACAAGGATGCACCCCCAAACCCGCTCCGAGACAGGTCCAGGGAGGACAGCCTGAAACTCAGCGAGGCCAGACTGAAGGAGAAGTTCAAGGACAATCCGGAGAAAGAGAAGGGTGACCCGGCAAAAGTCAGCAACGGCGAGAAATTGCCAGTGTCCAGAGACCCGGGCAAGAGAGACGCCCGGCCCAGAGAAAAGCTGCTGGGTGATGGCGACCTGATGATGACCAGTTTCGAGCGCATGCTTTCCCAGAAGGACCTGGAGGTCGAGGAGCGCCACAAGCGGCATAAGGAGAGGATGAAGCAGATGGAGAAGATGAGGCACAGGTCTGGAGACCCAAAGCTCAAGGAGAGGATGAAGCCAGCTGAGGACGCACGGAAGAAGAGCCTGGATGTCCCTCCAAAGAAGCCGCTGGCGCTGGACCCCGCCCTGAAGGACAAGAAgctcagggagtctgctcccgCTCCAGCAGCTCCCGAGAACAAGCCCCACCCAGGGCCAGCTGTGGACACCAGGGACTGGTTGGCAGGGCCACACATGAAAGAGGTTCTGCCTGCATCTCCCAGGCCTGACCAAGGCCGGCCCACTGGGGTCCCCACGCCTGCCTCCGTGGTGTCATGCCCCAGCTATGAGGAGGCCATGCACACGCCCAGGACGCCGTCCTGCAGTGCTGATGACTACTCTGACCTCATGTTCGACTGCACAGACCCTCAGCCTGTGTCCAGTACATCCACCAGCGCCTGCTCCCCATCCTTCTTCGACAGGTTCTCAGTGGCAGCAAGCGGGATCTCAGAGACCGCGAGCCAGACGCCCACAAGGCCGTTGTGCACGAGCCTTTATCGTTCGGTCTCTGTCGATATCAGGAGGACCCCTGAGGAAGAGTTCAGCACTGGGGACAAGCTGTTCAGACAGCAGAGCGTGCCCACGGCATCCAGTTATGACTCACCAGGCCAACACCTGGAGGACAAGGCCCCTGGGCCCCCGGGTCCTGCCGAGAAGTTCGCCTGCTTGTCTCCGGGGTACTACTCCCCAGACTATGGCATCCCCTCCCCCAAAGCAGATGCTCTGCACTGCCCACCCGCAGCTGTGGTCAACGTCACCCCCTCCCCAGAGGGTGCCTTCTCTGGTTTACAAGCAAAGTCCCCCCCTCCGCACAGAGATGAACTGTTGGCCCCATCCATGGAGGGAGCCCTTCCCCCTGATTTGGGCATTCCCCTGGATGCCACAGAGGACCAGCAGGCCACTGCCGCCATCATCCCCCCAGAGCCCAGCTACCTGGAGCCACTGGATGAGGGCCCCTTCAGCACGGTCATCACGGAGGAACCCGTCGAGTGGGCACATCCGGCGGCCTCAGAGCAGGGCCTCTCCTGCAGTCTGATTGGGGGCGCCCCTGAGAACCCTGTCAGCTGGCCTGTTGGGCCGGACCTTCTGCTCAAGTCCCCACAGCGGCTCCCAGAGTCCCCGCAGCATTTCTGCCCCACTGAGGCCCTCCAccctgctgccccagggccctTTGGCACCACAGAGCCCCCTTACCCAGGCTCCCCTGACGCGTACCCTCTGTCAGCCACTGAGCCTGGACTTGAGGGTGCCAAGGGTGATGAGGTAGAGGCTGTCCCAGCCTCCGTCTCCACCCCAGAGGAGCCAGCCCCCTTTGCCGCTGCTTCCAGGCTGGAACCTTTCTTTACCAATTGCAAACCGCTTCCAGAAGCACCTGCCGATGTGGCCGCGGAGCCTTCGTGTTTGACCACGGTGACTcaggtggaggctctggggcccaTAGAAAGTAACTTCCTGGAAAATGGGCATGACCTGTCGGCGCTCAGCCAGGTGGAGCCAGTGCCCTGGCCTGATGGATTCCCCAACTCTGAAGACGACTTAGATCTTGGGCCTTTTTCGTTGCCAGAGCTCCCCCCTCTTCAAGCAAAAGATGTTTCTGATGTTGAAACAGAACCTGTAGAAGAGACTGCCCTGGCTCCTCCTGAAGATGCCCCTGCAGGGCCCCCTGTAGTCCCCAGTGGTGGAGACATCCCTGCATCAGCTGCCGAGGAACAGCCTGTGCTGCCTCCTGACTCGGTGGCCCCccggctccccactgagcccgaGCCCCCTGAGGAGCCCCAGCCAGATGCAATGTTGGAAGCCACGGTAGAAGCAGGCACCGTGTCAGAGGGTAGGGTCCCCGAGGACTCAGACTCCAGCCTGGGGCCCGCGGCAGCACCGTTGGAGCAGCCTCCACCAGGGAGTGGAGAGGAGGAGGCCGAGGGCCAGGATCTCACAGCCGCATCCCACAGTGTGCCTGACACCCCTGTGGATGGTGTGGCCCAGGCACATGCAGTGGACGGGGCAGGCCCCCTGGATAGTGCCAGTCTCGAGGGGCCTCTGGGCAGCGTCCAGCCTGAAGTGACAGAACCAGAACCCAAACCTGCAGCTGAAGCCCCAAAGGCGCCCAAAGTAGAGGAGATCCCCCAGCGCATGACCAGGAACCGGGCTCAGATGCTAGCCAATCAGAACAAGCAGAGCTCACCTCCCTCGGAGAAGGagcccgcccctgcccctgcccccagagcaaaGGGCCGCTGCTGTGAGGAGGATGATCCCCAGGCCCAGCACCCACGCAAGCGCCGCTTCCAGCGCTCCAGtcagcagctgcagcagcagaTGAACACGTCCACACAGCAGACACGGGAAGTGATTCAGCAGACCCTGGCTGCCATCGTGGACGCCATCAAGCTGGACGACATCGAGCCCTACCACAGCGACAGGTCCAACCCATACTTTGAATACCTGCAGATCAGAAAGAAGATCGAGGAGAAGCGCAAGATCCTCTGCTACATCACCCCTCAGGCACCCCAGTGCTACGCCGAGTACGTCACCTACACGGGCTCCTACCTCCTGGACGGCAAGCCACTCAGCAAGCTGCACATCCCCGTG ATtgcgccccctccctccctggcggAGCCCCTGAAGGAGTTGTTCAAGCAGCAGGAGGCTGTGCGGGGGAAGCTGCGTCTGCAGCACAGCATCGAGCGG GAGAAGCTCATTGTCTCCTGCGAGCAGGAGATCCTGCGGGTTCACTGCCGGGCGGCGAGGACCATCGCGAACCAGGCAGTGCCATTCAGCGCCTGCACCATGCTGCTCGACTCTGAGGTCTATAACATGCCTCTGGAAAGTCAG GGGGACGAGAACAAGTCTGTGCGTGACCGGTTCAATGCCCGCCAGTTCATCTCCTGGCTGCAGGACGTGGACGACAAGTATGACCGCATGAAG ACGTGTCTCCTGATGCGGCAACAGCACGAGGCCGCAGCCCTCAACGCTGTGCAGAGGATGGAGTGGCAGCTGAAGGTCCAGGAGCTGGACCCTGCAGGGCACAAATCCCTGTGCGTGAACGAGGTGCCCTCCTTCTACGTGCCCATGGTCGATGTCAATGACGACTTCGTGCTTCTGC